One genomic region from Nocardia vinacea encodes:
- a CDS encoding Dyp-type peroxidase, whose product MATVEEPVMLELDDIQNGAIHPRPSPYVGAYIVLRIDDRRAGRELLRRLIPAIADATSPMDPSRQAWVSAGLSFRGLEALGVPQDSLDSFPLAFQQGMAARAAELGDVGDSAPENWEKPFGTPDVHVGLSALSPDAARLEPVLARARTAFEELSGVTALWSLDCHVLPTEKEAFGFRDGISHPAIEGSGIPGSNPQEKPLKAGEFLLGYENERHELSPMPRPEVLGKNGTYVAFRKLHQRVAAFRQYLKANSSTPEEEDFLAAKMMGRWQSGAPLALCPMRDDPELGADPKLNNDFLYKDDDPQGLKTPAGSHIRRLNPRDSDISGFARFHRMIRRGTSYGPMLPPGVIDDDGAERGLAFVFVGANLERQFEFVQSEWVNKGQFFHGPVGDKDPIAGANSGSDHFTIPQQPIRRRLQGLPAFVVTRGGEYFFVPGLRALHWLADLET is encoded by the coding sequence ATGGCAACAGTAGAAGAGCCTGTCATGCTCGAATTGGACGATATCCAGAACGGGGCCATACATCCGCGGCCCTCGCCGTATGTCGGCGCCTATATTGTGCTGCGCATCGACGACCGGCGCGCCGGTCGTGAGCTGTTACGCAGGCTGATTCCGGCGATCGCCGACGCCACGAGCCCGATGGATCCAAGCCGCCAGGCGTGGGTCAGTGCCGGACTCAGCTTCCGGGGCCTCGAGGCGCTGGGTGTTCCGCAGGACTCGCTCGACAGCTTCCCCCTGGCGTTCCAGCAGGGCATGGCCGCGCGGGCGGCAGAGCTGGGGGATGTCGGTGACAGCGCCCCCGAAAACTGGGAGAAACCGTTTGGCACCCCGGATGTCCATGTCGGGCTCAGCGCGCTCTCGCCCGACGCGGCGCGGCTCGAGCCCGTACTCGCCCGTGCCCGGACGGCGTTTGAGGAACTCTCCGGGGTCACCGCTCTATGGAGCCTGGATTGTCACGTGCTGCCCACGGAGAAAGAAGCTTTCGGGTTCCGGGACGGCATCAGTCATCCAGCAATTGAAGGCAGCGGTATTCCGGGATCGAACCCCCAAGAGAAGCCCCTCAAGGCGGGCGAGTTTTTGCTGGGCTATGAGAATGAGCGGCATGAGCTGTCTCCGATGCCGCGGCCCGAGGTTCTGGGTAAGAACGGCACCTATGTCGCTTTTCGCAAGCTGCACCAACGTGTTGCGGCGTTTCGCCAGTATCTGAAGGCGAACTCCTCGACTCCGGAAGAGGAAGACTTTCTGGCGGCAAAGATGATGGGGCGCTGGCAGAGCGGCGCACCGTTGGCGCTGTGTCCGATGCGCGATGACCCCGAGCTGGGTGCCGACCCGAAACTCAACAATGATTTCCTCTACAAGGATGATGATCCGCAGGGCTTGAAAACACCCGCCGGCTCGCACATTCGACGTCTGAATCCGCGCGACTCGGACATCAGCGGCTTCGCGCGTTTTCATCGCATGATCCGGCGCGGCACCAGCTACGGCCCGATGCTTCCGCCCGGGGTCATCGACGACGATGGTGCCGAACGAGGGTTGGCGTTCGTCTTTGTCGGCGCGAACTTGGAGCGGCAATTCGAGTTCGTCCAGTCGGAGTGGGTGAACAAGGGGCAGTTCTTTCATGGCCCCGTCGGCGATAAGGACCCGATCGCGGGCGCGAACAGCGGAAGCGATCACTTCACCATCCCTCAACAGCCGATCCGCCGACGGCTACAGGGTCTGCCGGCTTTCGTCGTCACACGGGGAGGCGAGTATTTCTTCGTGCCCGGCCTGCGCGCCCTGCACTGGTTGGCCGATCTCGAGACCTGA
- the dinB gene encoding DNA polymerase IV, whose amino-acid sequence MFVSRSVRSTSPRSRRPRIEPRAEASILHADLDSFYASVEQRDNPRLRGRPVIVGGGVVLAASYEAKAFGVRTPMNGGAALRLCPHAIVVPPRMSAYAEASKAVFEVFHNTTPVVEGISIDEAFLDVSGLRRIAGEPVEIGRRLRDAVREQVGLPISVGIARTKFLAKVASAVAKPDGLRLVPPGLELDFLHPLPVERLWGVGEVTSRTLHEHGITRIGQLAELGESPLRAILGPAAARHLYALSWARDPRRVESGVRRRSIGAQRALGRRHRSPDEVEAYLHGLTDRLGRRLRAADRVTRTVVLRMRFDDFTRATRSHTLPEATDHTQTILYAARTLLSTAMPMIQERGLTLIGLALTNLDNADAVQLTLPLEPRATNTLDATLDDLRRRFGSAAVTRAALIGRGEGLSVPLLPD is encoded by the coding sequence ATGTTCGTGTCCAGGTCTGTCCGCTCGACGTCGCCGCGTTCCCGACGGCCGCGGATCGAGCCGCGGGCCGAGGCGTCGATCCTGCATGCCGATCTCGACTCGTTCTATGCCTCGGTGGAACAGCGCGATAATCCGCGGCTGCGGGGGCGGCCGGTGATCGTCGGTGGCGGCGTTGTGCTGGCGGCCAGCTATGAGGCGAAGGCGTTCGGGGTGCGTACGCCGATGAATGGTGGTGCGGCGCTGCGGCTTTGCCCACATGCAATTGTGGTGCCGCCGCGCATGTCGGCCTATGCCGAGGCGAGCAAGGCCGTCTTCGAGGTCTTCCACAACACGACGCCGGTGGTCGAGGGCATTTCGATCGACGAGGCGTTTCTCGATGTGAGTGGGCTGCGGCGGATCGCGGGCGAACCCGTCGAGATCGGGCGGCGGTTGCGGGATGCGGTGCGCGAGCAGGTCGGGTTGCCGATTTCGGTCGGTATCGCGCGGACGAAATTCCTGGCGAAGGTGGCCAGCGCGGTTGCCAAACCCGACGGGTTGCGCCTGGTGCCTCCGGGACTCGAACTCGATTTCCTGCATCCGCTGCCGGTCGAACGACTATGGGGCGTCGGCGAAGTCACCTCCCGCACCCTGCACGAACACGGCATCACCCGCATCGGTCAACTCGCCGAACTCGGTGAATCACCGTTGCGCGCCATTCTCGGACCCGCCGCGGCACGGCACCTGTACGCCCTGTCCTGGGCGCGCGACCCGCGGCGCGTCGAATCCGGCGTCCGCCGCCGCTCCATCGGCGCGCAACGCGCACTCGGTCGTCGGCACCGATCACCCGACGAGGTCGAGGCCTACCTGCACGGCCTCACCGACCGCCTCGGCCGCCGATTGCGCGCGGCCGACCGGGTGACCCGAACCGTGGTGCTGCGCATGCGTTTCGACGATTTCACCCGTGCCACCCGCTCGCACACCCTGCCCGAGGCCACCGATCACACCCAAACCATCCTCTACGCCGCGCGCACCTTACTCAGCACCGCGATGCCCATGATCCAAGAGCGCGGCCTCACCCTCATCGGGCTGGCTCTCACCAACCTCGACAACGCCGACGCCGTCCAACTCACCCTGCCGTTGGAACCCCGCGCCACCAACACCCTCGATGCCACGCTCGACGACCTGCGCCGCCGCTTCGGCTCGGCCGCCGTCACCCGTGCCGCCCTCATCGGTCGCGGCGAAGGCCTCTCGGTCCCACTGCTGCCGGACTGA
- a CDS encoding DUF4331 family protein, with product MSDHNSGPRALADPVVDITDVYAFPSPEQPGFLVLALNVFPNAEPAAQFSDAVDYRFRLRPVTIPRGTTPAFVVGEKEYTFSFRFAGPVEHQAGSPLAQEGTCTASTGQTASFRVNDEQGGKAHGLRAFAGRRMDPFFFDGVRAAQTIMTRQLAFVSPGDSRQYRQNVLSIVVELDIATTFGADAGPLFAVVGETMIPGPITVRLERFGRPLMKSVVLGAKDFDTVNRDLDIRDLYNQEDPYNLGPTYLGAYRARMNANLGFWDSLDHKIDWPPDAHGTHPLTELLLADFMVIDVSKPYAEDSYFEIERALLNGASHQSCGGRSLNDDVGDTIVTTLINAGNGARISDGVDQQAVRASRTFPYLVPPELNPPAKIELSLDKSG from the coding sequence ATGTCTGACCATAATTCCGGGCCTCGGGCCTTAGCAGATCCCGTTGTGGACATCACCGACGTCTACGCCTTCCCCAGTCCGGAACAGCCCGGCTTTCTGGTCTTGGCGCTCAACGTGTTTCCGAACGCAGAACCAGCCGCGCAGTTTTCCGATGCGGTCGACTACCGATTCCGACTGCGGCCGGTCACGATCCCGCGCGGAACCACTCCCGCGTTTGTTGTCGGCGAGAAGGAATACACCTTCAGCTTCCGTTTCGCGGGCCCGGTCGAGCACCAGGCCGGCTCGCCGCTCGCGCAGGAAGGCACCTGCACCGCCTCAACCGGCCAGACCGCGTCCTTCCGGGTGAACGACGAACAGGGTGGAAAGGCTCACGGCCTGCGCGCCTTTGCCGGACGGCGGATGGATCCATTTTTCTTCGACGGCGTCAGGGCGGCGCAAACGATCATGACCCGACAGTTGGCGTTTGTCAGCCCCGGCGACAGCAGGCAGTACCGCCAAAACGTCCTCAGCATCGTCGTCGAACTCGACATCGCCACGACTTTCGGGGCGGACGCCGGACCGCTGTTTGCCGTCGTCGGCGAAACGATGATTCCCGGGCCGATCACGGTCCGTCTCGAGCGCTTCGGCCGCCCCCTGATGAAGAGCGTCGTCCTCGGCGCAAAGGACTTCGATACCGTCAACCGGGATCTGGATATTCGCGATCTGTATAACCAGGAGGACCCATACAACCTGGGGCCGACATACCTTGGTGCGTACCGGGCGCGGATGAACGCGAATCTCGGCTTCTGGGATAGCCTCGACCACAAGATTGACTGGCCGCCGGACGCGCACGGCACCCACCCTCTGACCGAGCTGCTGTTGGCCGATTTCATGGTGATCGATGTGTCGAAGCCGTATGCCGAGGATAGCTACTTCGAGATCGAGCGGGCGTTGTTGAACGGCGCCAGCCATCAGAGCTGTGGTGGCCGAAGCCTCAATGACGATGTCGGAGACACGATTGTGACGACGCTGATCAATGCCGGGAACGGCGCCCGGATCAGCGACGGTGTCGACCAACAGGCAGTCCGGGCCTCTCGCACCTTCCCATATCTCGTTCCCCCGGAACTGAACCCTCCGGCCAAGATCGAGCTTTCCCTTGACAAGTCCGGGTGA
- a CDS encoding PLD nuclease N-terminal domain-containing protein, whose amino-acid sequence MPYALLGLITVALWVYCLVDIITCPDAGIRNLPKLAWLIVVILVPTVGALLWLFAGRPLREGGPRSSTRYAEYDRPGRYVPQNPDDDEAFLRGLRERAESQRREARRQEEERRREQGEL is encoded by the coding sequence ATGCCATACGCACTACTCGGCCTGATCACAGTGGCCCTGTGGGTCTACTGCCTGGTCGACATCATCACCTGCCCCGATGCGGGCATCCGGAATCTGCCGAAGCTGGCGTGGCTCATCGTCGTCATCCTGGTGCCGACCGTGGGCGCACTGTTGTGGCTGTTCGCGGGCCGCCCACTGCGCGAAGGCGGCCCGCGTTCCAGCACCCGCTACGCCGAATACGACCGGCCCGGCCGCTACGTCCCACAGAATCCGGACGATGACGAAGCTTTCCTGCGCGGCCTGCGTGAACGCGCCGAGTCGCAGCGCCGCGAGGCCCGCCGCCAGGAGGAAGAGCGCCGGCGCGAACAAGGCGAACTGTAA
- a CDS encoding phosphoribulokinase, producing MSVKHPVVAITGSSGAGTTSVTRTFQEIFRREGINAVIVEGDSFHRYDRNEMKLAMAEAEQSDNRTFSHFGEEANLLKELETLFRDYGETGVGSVRKYLHDELEAKPYGQPAGTFTPWEDLTPGSDLLFYEGLHGAAVTDSVNVAQYADLLVGVVPIVNLEWTQKVIRDKTERGYSSEAVIDTILRRMPDYVKYICPQFSHTYVNFQRVPTVDTSNPFIARTIPTADESFVVIRFADPKVIDFPYLLSMLHDSFMSRPNCIVVPGGKMDLAMQLIFTPLILRLMDKRPKRSR from the coding sequence ATGTCGGTCAAACATCCCGTCGTCGCCATTACCGGCTCATCCGGTGCGGGCACGACCAGTGTCACGCGGACCTTTCAGGAGATATTCCGTCGCGAAGGCATCAATGCGGTGATCGTGGAGGGGGATTCGTTCCATCGCTACGACCGTAACGAGATGAAGCTCGCGATGGCCGAGGCGGAGCAGAGCGACAATCGCACCTTCTCGCATTTCGGTGAGGAGGCGAATCTGCTGAAAGAGTTGGAGACGCTGTTCCGCGATTACGGTGAGACCGGCGTCGGTTCGGTGCGCAAATACTTGCACGACGAGTTGGAAGCCAAACCATACGGGCAACCCGCAGGCACCTTTACGCCGTGGGAGGATCTGACGCCGGGCAGCGATCTGCTGTTCTACGAAGGCCTGCACGGCGCCGCCGTCACCGATTCGGTGAATGTCGCGCAATACGCGGATCTACTGGTCGGGGTGGTGCCGATCGTCAACCTCGAATGGACCCAGAAGGTGATCCGGGACAAGACCGAACGCGGCTATTCCAGTGAGGCCGTAATCGATACGATCCTGCGCCGCATGCCCGACTACGTGAAATACATCTGCCCCCAGTTCTCCCACACCTACGTCAACTTCCAGCGCGTCCCCACCGTGGACACCTCGAACCCCTTCATCGCCCGCACCATCCCCACCGCGGACGAAAGTTTCGTCGTCATCCGCTTCGCCGACCCCAAGGTCATCGACTTCCCCTACCTGCTGTCCATGCTGCACGACTCCTTCATGTCCCGCCCCAACTGCATTGTCGTCCCCGGCGGGAAAATGGATCTGGCCATGCAACTCATCTTCACCCCGCTGATCCTGCGGTTGATGGATAAGCGCCCCAAGCGTTCTCGCTGA